One window from the genome of Sulfodiicoccus acidiphilus encodes:
- a CDS encoding DEAD/DEAH box helicase: MLTESDLLRILSELGFSSPTPIQLKVFPLVAQRKNVLVVAPTGSGKTESAVVPIMAMIRHYQASPVAAIYITPLRALNRDLESRLVKIGMTLGLRVMVRHGDSSQTQRRKLRQTPPELVITTPETLNYLLVAKGVRDVLRNVRWIVIDEVQEMIDEKRGAELAVVLERVKRLSDWKVQVVGLSATIGDEEAAARFIDPLGEAVVAKVDNLREMDLQEVIPKVTPWEIQSGTNNNLSPN; the protein is encoded by the coding sequence ATGCTCACAGAATCAGATTTACTGAGGATTCTAAGCGAATTGGGGTTCAGCTCCCCCACCCCTATTCAGCTAAAGGTGTTCCCCCTAGTGGCTCAGAGGAAGAACGTCCTAGTCGTTGCGCCGACTGGATCGGGTAAGACCGAATCGGCTGTTGTACCCATTATGGCCATGATACGTCATTACCAGGCGTCCCCAGTAGCCGCCATTTACATCACCCCTTTGAGGGCACTAAACAGGGATTTGGAGAGCAGGCTAGTGAAAATAGGGATGACACTGGGGCTCAGAGTTATGGTGAGGCACGGTGATTCTTCTCAAACTCAAAGAAGGAAATTAAGACAGACCCCTCCCGAGTTGGTTATAACCACTCCAGAGACACTTAATTACCTTCTTGTGGCCAAGGGAGTGAGGGACGTACTAAGGAACGTCAGGTGGATAGTGATAGATGAAGTCCAAGAGATGATAGATGAGAAGAGAGGAGCTGAGCTGGCTGTAGTGTTAGAGAGAGTGAAGCGCTTGTCGGATTGGAAGGTGCAGGTGGTAGGACTGTCTGCTACGATAGGAGATGAGGAGGCAGCAGCCAGATTCATCGATCCCTTAGGGGAGGCCGTCGTGGCGAAGGTGGACAATCTGAGAGAGATGGACCTGCAAGAGGTCATCCCGAAAGTTACACCTTGGGAAATACAGAGTGGCACAAACAACAACTTGTCCCCGAACTAA
- the secY gene encoding preprotein translocase subunit SecY translates to MGLIEALATLGQYLPAVTKPKEKPSLTAKLLFSGLGVIIYLLMASVPLYGITSSSFNNFLLEQVVFASTAGTLAQLGIGPIITAGLIMQILVGSKLIDMDLNDTDDRSKFTTSQKGLAFVFILLESFLFGYVLTIHSGDLNLMFIVAGQLILSTFVILLLDEMIQKGWGLGSGVSLFILAGVAKIMFWDMFGIAAVQSQNLPVGFFPSLVSSLASGAGLANLIVDVTKPFQPDLVGFLSTIVLIILLVYLTAININIPVTSQRLRGIRRTIPLNFLYVSSIPVIFVSVLASDIGLFASMASYVSSSASSFLTQVENLFIFPPPTDTTIPHSVYAVVVDPVGAAIYVVIFVVLSLLFGVLWVNVAGLDARTQAENLIESGVEIPGIRSNPRALEGLLAKYIKPLTFYSSLIVGVIGSVATLLGVYGTGVGLLLAVTIAIQYYSLLAYERSIEMYPLLKRIIGEE, encoded by the coding sequence ATGGGTCTTATTGAAGCGTTAGCAACGCTTGGGCAGTACTTGCCCGCCGTAACTAAACCTAAGGAGAAGCCGTCTCTCACTGCTAAGCTTCTCTTCAGTGGACTAGGAGTGATAATATACCTACTAATGGCCTCCGTTCCTCTTTACGGAATAACTTCTAGCTCCTTCAACAATTTCCTTTTGGAGCAGGTAGTCTTTGCGTCCACCGCAGGAACGTTAGCCCAGCTGGGCATAGGTCCAATAATCACAGCAGGGTTAATCATGCAGATCTTGGTGGGCTCAAAGCTGATAGATATGGACCTAAATGACACGGACGATAGGTCCAAGTTCACCACGTCTCAGAAGGGTCTCGCCTTCGTTTTCATACTCCTTGAGTCGTTTCTCTTCGGTTACGTCTTGACTATTCACAGCGGAGATCTGAATCTAATGTTCATAGTAGCTGGACAGCTTATCCTTTCCACCTTTGTTATACTTCTTTTGGACGAAATGATCCAGAAAGGATGGGGCCTAGGTTCAGGAGTCAGTCTGTTCATTTTGGCGGGCGTGGCCAAGATAATGTTCTGGGACATGTTTGGGATAGCTGCCGTGCAATCCCAGAACCTACCCGTAGGTTTCTTCCCTTCTCTGGTGTCCTCTCTAGCGAGCGGTGCTGGGCTAGCCAACTTGATAGTGGACGTTACGAAGCCCTTCCAGCCAGACCTAGTAGGTTTCCTCTCTACGATAGTGCTTATAATCTTATTAGTTTACTTAACTGCCATAAACATTAACATTCCAGTCACTAGCCAAAGACTCCGGGGCATAAGGAGGACCATACCCCTCAACTTCCTCTACGTTAGCAGTATACCAGTTATATTCGTTAGCGTCCTAGCCTCAGACATAGGATTGTTTGCCTCCATGGCCTCTTACGTATCTTCCTCAGCAAGTAGCTTTCTAACGCAAGTGGAGAACCTCTTCATTTTCCCACCTCCTACGGACACCACGATCCCCCACAGCGTATACGCAGTAGTCGTTGATCCAGTGGGAGCTGCGATTTACGTCGTAATATTTGTGGTGTTGAGCCTCCTGTTCGGAGTACTCTGGGTCAATGTGGCGGGCTTGGACGCAAGGACGCAGGCGGAGAACCTAATAGAATCTGGGGTGGAGATCCCGGGCATTAGGAGCAATCCTAGGGCTTTGGAGGGACTTCTCGCCAAGTACATAAAGCCCTTAACTTTCTACAGCTCCTTGATTGTGGGAGTGATAGGGTCTGTCGCGACTCTCCTCGGTGTTTACGGTACCGGAGTGGGTCTATTGCTAGCCGTTACGATTGCTATACAGTACTACAGCTTATTGGCCTACGAGAGGTCGATAGAGATGTACCCATTGTTGAAGAGAATAATAGGCGAGGAGTAA
- the cmk gene encoding (d)CMP kinase, translating to MIISISGPPGSGKTSVAKIVASRHSLELLSAGAIFREMASRAHMDVVSLNKEAEKLFDIDKLVDQTVTRRAALGNVVVESHINSWLLVGIADVLVYLNAPLQERANRIAKRDGITYVEALRQILERESSHYRRFKKYYGIDATDLSSFDLVVNTAKVSPEAVADMVDRVIGEISSK from the coding sequence ATGATAATCTCAATAAGTGGACCACCTGGTAGCGGGAAAACGTCTGTAGCTAAAATAGTGGCTTCTCGCCATTCCTTGGAGTTACTGTCAGCAGGTGCGATCTTTAGAGAAATGGCCTCTAGGGCTCACATGGACGTGGTGTCCCTTAACAAAGAAGCTGAAAAGCTCTTTGATATAGACAAACTTGTCGATCAGACGGTTACTAGGAGAGCAGCTCTGGGCAACGTTGTGGTTGAGTCCCACATAAACAGCTGGCTTCTAGTTGGTATCGCGGACGTCCTAGTTTACTTGAACGCTCCACTGCAGGAGAGGGCCAATAGGATAGCCAAGAGGGACGGAATAACTTACGTAGAAGCCCTTAGACAGATACTTGAGAGAGAGAGTAGCCACTACAGGAGGTTCAAGAAATACTACGGGATCGATGCGACTGACCTAAGCTCCTTCGACTTGGTTGTTAACACGGCCAAGGTTAGTCCTGAGGCCGTGGCCGACATGGTGGATAGAGTAATAGGGGAGATAAGCTCCAAGTGA
- the cedA gene encoding DNA import protein CedA has product MYNSFQFLFYANSLAILTYFIGALIYALPVPLQGLKRWAPRLISDGIYASVLINSFLGIVFLSNQIASQLGASWSDFFGWTSSVVNLEFNVFAAIRTIYALVSLGGTPALDILLAPLSFFSSLLTGTIASIETLVIIGEIIESNYPILLALGVALFSIPFRVGRSVGSGLIASSTVFYIGLPYLPKFIGGILGSPLPSFNQLLQTHDPLNFVNLMAQTVIPDILSVTLFLPAVYVIILAGLSAGLSTALGGSSTRLPFPIDIL; this is encoded by the coding sequence ATGTATAATTCTTTTCAGTTTTTATTTTACGCTAACTCGTTGGCTATCCTCACCTACTTCATAGGTGCATTAATCTACGCTCTACCAGTTCCACTTCAAGGACTCAAGCGGTGGGCTCCGAGGCTGATATCAGATGGGATATATGCCTCTGTACTTATTAACTCCTTTCTTGGAATAGTTTTTCTCTCAAATCAAATCGCGTCTCAACTCGGTGCGTCTTGGTCTGACTTCTTCGGTTGGACATCTTCAGTCGTGAACTTGGAGTTCAATGTGTTCGCCGCAATTAGGACGATATATGCGTTGGTTTCTTTGGGTGGAACTCCAGCCTTAGATATATTGCTGGCTCCCCTCTCTTTTTTCTCCTCTCTACTCACAGGCACCATTGCGTCAATAGAAACCTTGGTGATAATTGGAGAGATAATAGAGTCAAACTACCCTATATTACTTGCATTGGGAGTTGCACTGTTCTCCATACCTTTCAGGGTTGGTAGGAGTGTGGGGTCTGGACTCATTGCGTCATCGACGGTGTTCTACATCGGCCTTCCTTACTTACCTAAGTTTATAGGGGGGATATTGGGATCTCCACTTCCATCGTTCAATCAACTTCTCCAAACCCACGATCCCCTAAATTTCGTGAACTTAATGGCACAGACGGTAATACCTGATATATTAAGTGTCACTCTCTTCCTCCCCGCGGTGTACGTTATCATATTAGCCGGACTCTCAGCAGGCCTCTCCACTGCTCTAGGCGGAAGTTCGACGAGGTTACCCTTCCCAATAGATATACTATAG
- a CDS encoding uL30 family ribosomal protein, whose amino-acid sequence MELLGVVRIRGVAGTPWKIQLALSELRLHRTFNATFVGSTPAVKGLLKVVEPYVTWGELDEEVFRQMVSKSLARQLSKEELEKVLTNIREGKVEGDASGLVKLPVRLHPPSGGFKGKISRPYKARGEFGYRGKAINELLIRMM is encoded by the coding sequence GTGGAACTATTGGGAGTTGTCAGGATAAGGGGAGTGGCGGGGACGCCCTGGAAGATACAACTGGCTCTAAGTGAGTTGAGACTGCACAGGACCTTCAATGCTACATTCGTTGGCTCGACACCGGCCGTGAAGGGACTGCTGAAGGTGGTGGAACCATACGTCACGTGGGGAGAGCTGGATGAGGAGGTATTTAGGCAAATGGTGTCTAAGTCTTTAGCTAGGCAATTAAGTAAGGAGGAGCTCGAGAAGGTCCTAACTAATATTAGGGAAGGTAAAGTGGAAGGAGATGCTTCTGGTCTGGTAAAGTTACCGGTTAGGCTGCACCCACCAAGTGGAGGCTTTAAGGGCAAGATATCTAGACCTTACAAGGCCCGTGGCGAATTCGGTTACAGAGGAAAGGCCATCAACGAACTTCTCATAAGAATGATGTGA
- a CDS encoding ATP-binding protein: MYYLRHLALVGVVGLEGVVYYLIPYKFLIIEVLDFLVPIMAVVLTGSLSQVISYFVSSNFLLYSLGLRDLVLAGVFGIVIALGTLYVWGGLADPIFFNTISNLKWRGKRSLLVLLSGVALLGTFIFFGSTIYGLGALVVSVLGSLSPLELPQGVILSSFSWFSIPLTLALAGQGVWSENGGGVSCVGTVKGEILNNNHGRLWRPRWVPVEYPFCIDLQRMRNYNLSVSGTSGSGKSTLIRQIIRGTSVSVTVFDLHGEHRVHGLHVISGGSVSVNPLSLLGSSPRQRAIEVSYMVKSLFSLGPLQSMALTELILQAYEEKGITEEDKESWSLPPPTFRDVIRLATARDDGNMSSLLPYVTFLSTGPFNAQGIDLDELLLQSSVIDLSGLPSDEVRYVVMETLIRSVVSLMYRQGPRPLWKLLIIDEAPFILSKESGLQLLTRLMAEGRKFGVGIVISSQSIKYLKGLISNSARVFVFSTVEPDDLYYASQLLSAGQRNVEEWLRSRLVKLKKGTMVTLDEEGNLFIVDSETA, encoded by the coding sequence ATGTATTACCTGAGGCATTTAGCGCTGGTGGGAGTAGTAGGCTTGGAGGGGGTAGTCTATTACCTAATACCGTATAAGTTCCTGATTATCGAGGTTTTGGACTTCTTAGTCCCGATAATGGCAGTTGTTCTCACAGGTTCCCTCTCCCAAGTGATCTCGTATTTCGTTTCATCCAACTTCCTCCTTTACTCCCTCGGTCTCAGAGACCTCGTTCTAGCCGGTGTCTTTGGCATAGTCATAGCCTTAGGGACTCTGTATGTGTGGGGAGGATTGGCTGATCCCATTTTCTTTAACACAATATCTAACCTGAAGTGGAGGGGAAAGAGAAGCCTCTTAGTCCTCTTATCTGGGGTTGCGCTTCTTGGGACCTTCATCTTCTTTGGTTCAACGATCTACGGCCTGGGAGCGTTGGTTGTAAGTGTCTTAGGCTCACTCTCGCCATTGGAGCTACCTCAAGGAGTTATCTTAAGTTCATTCTCGTGGTTCTCCATCCCTCTCACCTTGGCACTCGCCGGCCAAGGAGTGTGGAGCGAGAATGGAGGGGGTGTGAGCTGTGTGGGAACAGTAAAGGGAGAAATTCTCAACAATAATCATGGCAGATTATGGAGACCCAGATGGGTTCCAGTGGAATATCCATTTTGTATCGACCTGCAGCGCATGAGGAATTACAACCTCTCAGTGAGTGGAACAAGTGGTTCTGGTAAGTCAACGCTAATCCGTCAGATAATCAGGGGTACGAGCGTTTCTGTCACAGTCTTCGACCTCCACGGCGAGCATCGTGTTCATGGACTTCATGTAATTTCTGGTGGATCTGTTTCCGTGAATCCGTTATCTTTGCTAGGAAGTTCCCCGAGGCAGAGGGCCATTGAAGTTAGCTATATGGTAAAATCTCTGTTCTCGCTCGGTCCCCTCCAGTCCATGGCGCTCACCGAACTCATTCTACAGGCATATGAAGAGAAAGGTATAACTGAGGAGGACAAGGAGAGTTGGAGTCTTCCACCTCCCACCTTCAGGGATGTCATACGATTAGCCACCGCTAGAGACGATGGAAACATGAGCTCCCTGCTTCCATACGTAACTTTCCTCTCCACTGGGCCGTTCAACGCCCAAGGAATAGACCTAGATGAGTTGTTGTTACAGAGCAGTGTAATAGATTTGTCCGGTTTACCCTCAGACGAAGTGAGATACGTCGTAATGGAAACTTTAATAAGGTCAGTGGTTAGCCTGATGTACAGGCAAGGTCCGAGGCCTCTTTGGAAACTCCTGATCATCGACGAGGCCCCGTTCATACTCTCTAAAGAGAGTGGCCTCCAGCTCCTAACTAGGTTGATGGCGGAGGGGAGGAAGTTTGGTGTGGGGATAGTGATCTCTTCCCAGTCTATTAAGTACCTTAAGGGGCTTATAAGTAACTCCGCTAGGGTTTTCGTTTTCAGCACCGTTGAGCCAGACGATCTCTATTACGCCTCCCAACTACTCTCGGCTGGCCAAAGGAACGTGGAGGAGTGGTTGAGGAGTAGACTAGTGAAACTGAAGAAGGGAACTATGGTGACGTTGGATGAGGAAGGGAACCTATTTATAGTAGACTCCGAGACAGCATAA
- a CDS encoding helicase-related protein has translation MGNTEWHKQQLVPELIARLNVMKELIEKERPVLVFTNTRETAEFLATTLSSLFGLKVGIHHGSLSKETRVDAESKFKAGELDALVATSSLELGIDIGSINYVIQYMSPRQATRLLQRVGRSGHRLDRKPRGVIVPGPDTFDVLECKAIIKKAKGGYLERPTLEPNPLDVVAHQIAAMVIEGYRNEEEIFRVIRGAQPFKELTWEEFKEVVNFLDQVKVIRRRNGLEPSRRIWNYFYGTNMIPDSLRKYAIIDVETNSKVGALDEEFAAVLGNDEVFVLAGKLWRVVTIEKDRIFVERTQRKSGLLPSWFGETIPVEREVAKEVYRLLGAPDELDEDTKEKVLDMLHLTKRRGFPIPMEGKLVVEILRDLVVIHSPFGSRGNNTLGALISQILTERKGIKASYKVDPYHIAIASIIPVTREDIHAILNELRRDEREVLTTILERAIAESPQFKWKMIVELQRFGVIDRDAEVDVNSSILKVYVDSPVGKEAVRELLYRDYDVSVLNELRDVEDVVVEAPSPSPFAGDFLERIFADVSDERRGLTELMKRRLSTKEVKVICISCGWHAVYRAGEIPDKCPKCESVFLSVTDPYDNESHKLVKKALNNEKLKSEDLRRLKELRKVASLTVDYGKYAAIALSARGVGPSNLDRVLSKLRSGGEDAFYQAILEAEKNFLKYKRYWQT, from the coding sequence TTGGGAAATACAGAGTGGCACAAACAACAACTTGTCCCCGAACTAATTGCTAGACTTAACGTAATGAAAGAACTCATAGAAAAAGAGAGACCTGTTCTCGTTTTCACGAACACTAGAGAGACTGCGGAGTTTTTGGCCACAACGTTGAGCTCCCTGTTTGGGCTCAAGGTGGGCATTCACCACGGGTCATTATCTAAGGAGACGCGAGTCGACGCCGAGTCTAAATTCAAAGCGGGGGAGTTAGATGCTCTCGTAGCGACGTCGAGCCTAGAGTTGGGAATAGATATAGGCTCCATCAATTACGTGATTCAATACATGTCCCCGAGACAGGCCACTAGACTCCTCCAGAGGGTGGGGAGGAGTGGACATAGACTTGACAGGAAACCAAGGGGAGTGATAGTTCCTGGACCCGACACATTTGACGTTTTAGAGTGCAAGGCGATAATTAAAAAGGCAAAAGGAGGGTACCTTGAAAGACCTACATTAGAACCTAACCCCCTTGATGTCGTAGCACATCAAATCGCCGCCATGGTTATAGAGGGGTATAGAAATGAGGAGGAGATATTCAGGGTCATAAGGGGAGCCCAACCCTTTAAGGAGTTAACTTGGGAGGAGTTTAAGGAAGTTGTGAACTTCTTAGACCAAGTCAAGGTGATAAGGAGAAGGAACGGTCTGGAGCCGTCTAGGAGAATATGGAACTACTTTTACGGAACTAATATGATTCCAGACTCCCTAAGGAAGTATGCCATCATTGACGTCGAAACTAACTCCAAGGTGGGGGCACTCGACGAGGAGTTTGCGGCTGTCTTAGGCAACGACGAAGTCTTCGTATTGGCAGGCAAGCTGTGGAGGGTTGTGACTATAGAAAAGGATAGGATATTCGTGGAGAGGACTCAAAGGAAGTCAGGCTTGCTACCTTCATGGTTCGGAGAGACCATACCCGTGGAGAGAGAGGTAGCAAAGGAGGTGTATAGGTTATTGGGAGCTCCAGATGAACTTGACGAAGACACCAAAGAGAAAGTCCTCGATATGCTACACCTAACTAAGAGGCGTGGATTCCCGATCCCCATGGAGGGAAAGCTGGTGGTGGAGATCTTGCGAGACCTGGTTGTGATCCACAGTCCATTCGGTTCACGCGGTAACAACACGTTAGGAGCCTTAATTTCACAGATTTTAACGGAGAGAAAAGGGATAAAGGCCTCCTACAAGGTCGATCCCTACCACATTGCCATAGCCTCGATCATACCTGTAACTAGAGAAGACATCCACGCTATACTCAACGAGCTCCGAAGAGATGAGCGCGAAGTGCTTACGACTATATTGGAGAGAGCTATCGCCGAGTCGCCTCAGTTTAAGTGGAAGATGATAGTTGAGCTCCAAAGGTTCGGAGTCATAGACAGAGACGCCGAAGTAGACGTCAACTCATCTATCCTGAAAGTTTACGTCGACTCGCCAGTTGGTAAAGAGGCCGTCAGGGAGTTACTGTACAGGGACTACGATGTTAGTGTATTAAATGAGTTAAGGGACGTTGAGGACGTCGTAGTAGAAGCTCCTTCTCCCTCGCCTTTTGCAGGAGACTTCTTGGAGAGAATATTCGCTGATGTGTCTGACGAGAGAAGAGGGCTGACAGAATTGATGAAGAGGAGACTCTCGACCAAAGAAGTTAAAGTGATCTGCATAAGCTGTGGCTGGCATGCCGTCTACAGGGCAGGAGAGATACCTGACAAGTGTCCTAAATGTGAATCTGTTTTCCTTTCAGTAACGGATCCTTATGACAATGAGTCTCACAAGTTAGTGAAGAAGGCCCTCAATAATGAAAAATTGAAGAGTGAAGATCTCAGACGTCTGAAGGAACTCAGGAAAGTTGCGTCTCTGACTGTAGACTACGGGAAATACGCAGCCATAGCACTGAGTGCTAGGGGAGTAGGTCCGTCCAACCTCGATAGGGTTCTATCGAAGTTGAGGAGCGGTGGTGAAGACGCCTTCTATCAAGCTATACTTGAGGCTGAAAAGAACTTCTTGAAGTACAAAAGGTACTGGCAAACGTGA
- a CDS encoding archease gives MERFRFFDHTADVGVEAYGSTLPQAFENAGAALFELITDTSKVRPALNREIEVEGEDLANLLYRWIESLVVIHDSERLVLSEFHVDLDEANLRLKALVAGEKFNPSVHEPRMVVKAMTYHLLNIEKEGQLYKLTFVVDI, from the coding sequence GTGGAGAGATTCAGGTTCTTTGATCACACGGCCGATGTGGGAGTGGAGGCCTATGGCTCTACACTCCCTCAGGCTTTCGAGAACGCTGGTGCTGCCCTGTTCGAACTCATAACCGATACCTCAAAGGTGAGGCCCGCATTAAATCGGGAGATAGAGGTTGAAGGTGAAGATCTGGCAAACCTGCTTTACAGGTGGATTGAGTCCTTGGTTGTGATTCACGACTCTGAAAGGTTGGTTTTAAGTGAATTTCACGTTGACTTAGACGAGGCTAACCTAAGGTTGAAGGCTTTAGTGGCAGGGGAGAAGTTCAATCCCTCGGTTCATGAGCCGAGAATGGTAGTAAAGGCAATGACTTACCATCTTCTCAATATCGAGAAGGAAGGACAACTCTACAAACTGACCTTCGTGGTCGATATCTGA
- a CDS encoding adenylate kinase encodes MAIGIVTGIPGVGKTTVLGKVEELLSKRGVRYKIMNYGDYMLRRALEGNYVKDRDQIRKLPLNIQKELQLQAAKAMYDEAQALGEGGVGLVDTHAVVRTPQGYLPGLPKHIIEILGPNVIFLIEAPPALILERQKRDQGRSRLDYSEESVIEEVMQFARSFAVASATLVGASVKIVINREGSPEEAAAEVVKVLTGG; translated from the coding sequence ATGGCGATAGGCATAGTAACTGGTATCCCTGGAGTTGGAAAGACCACAGTACTGGGGAAGGTTGAGGAGTTGCTCTCGAAGAGGGGAGTCAGGTACAAGATAATGAACTACGGTGACTACATGTTGAGAAGGGCGTTGGAAGGCAACTACGTCAAGGACAGAGATCAAATAAGGAAGCTACCCCTAAACATCCAGAAGGAGTTACAACTTCAGGCAGCAAAGGCAATGTACGACGAGGCGCAGGCGTTGGGGGAGGGGGGTGTTGGCTTAGTCGATACTCATGCTGTCGTGAGGACACCACAGGGTTATCTACCTGGGCTCCCGAAGCACATAATTGAAATCCTCGGGCCCAACGTCATCTTTCTAATAGAAGCACCTCCTGCTCTAATCTTAGAGAGACAGAAAAGGGACCAAGGAAGGAGTAGACTCGACTACTCTGAGGAGAGCGTGATCGAGGAGGTGATGCAGTTCGCGAGGTCTTTCGCAGTGGCCTCAGCCACTCTAGTCGGGGCCTCTGTTAAAATAGTGATAAACAGGGAAGGTTCCCCGGAGGAGGCAGCGGCTGAAGTAGTTAAGGTCCTAACGGGAGGGTGA
- a CDS encoding 50S ribosomal protein L14e translates to MASIEIGRICVKTRGREAGSKCVIVDIVDENFVLVTGPSKVSGVKRRRSNVTHIEPTDKKVEISKGATDEEVEGKLREAGLLDFMKEKVKPKLTVM, encoded by the coding sequence ATGGCATCCATAGAAATTGGAAGAATCTGCGTAAAGACTAGGGGCAGAGAAGCTGGATCAAAATGCGTCATAGTCGACATTGTAGATGAAAACTTCGTGCTGGTTACAGGCCCTAGTAAGGTCTCTGGAGTCAAAAGGAGGAGAAGTAACGTGACACACATAGAGCCCACCGACAAGAAAGTGGAGATTTCAAAGGGAGCCACAGACGAGGAGGTTGAAGGAAAACTGAGGGAAGCTGGACTGCTAGACTTCATGAAGGAGAAGGTGAAGCCTAAGCTAACAGTGATGTGA
- a CDS encoding tRNA pseudouridine synthase A, whose protein sequence is MEIRPFIREIDDFCGNRSPWIVTREEEELPSYGKRPEERSLSEALKNSILIIDKPPGPTSHEVAHWIKVLLGVKKAGHGGTLEPS, encoded by the coding sequence TTGGAGATTCGCCCCTTCATAAGGGAAATAGATGATTTTTGTGGGAACAGGAGCCCTTGGATAGTGACTAGGGAGGAGGAGGAGTTACCTAGTTACGGGAAAAGGCCGGAAGAGAGGTCCCTTAGCGAGGCCCTAAAGAACTCCATCTTGATCATAGATAAACCGCCTGGGCCGACGAGCCACGAAGTTGCGCATTGGATAAAAGTGTTACTGGGAGTGAAGAAGGCTGGGCATGGAGGAACCCTAGAGCCCTCCTGA
- a CDS encoding RNA-guided pseudouridylation complex pseudouridine synthase subunit Cbf5, with translation MSGVLPISLENATKLNVFLTNNDKEYICLMQLHGQVERKRLLEVLEEFRGRVYQRPPVRSSVKRRLRVREVREIELLDAKDRLVLMRVSSDAGTYMRKLCHDMGLVLGVGAHMRELRRTRSGIFHEKHAVTLHQLSEAIFLWRRCEREDELKRMLTPTEFGTCGMPKIIASNGAVDSLTHGAPLMAPGVLAYQKFLEGERVAIITNKGELIAISTALVDSDTLSYMEKGIVAKIERVFMESGVYPKFRKGN, from the coding sequence GTGTCCGGCGTACTCCCAATCAGTCTAGAGAACGCCACTAAACTTAACGTGTTCTTGACTAACAACGATAAGGAATACATTTGCCTGATGCAGCTTCACGGACAGGTAGAAAGAAAGAGGTTATTAGAAGTTTTAGAGGAGTTTAGAGGTAGGGTCTATCAGAGGCCTCCCGTTAGATCCTCTGTGAAGAGACGGCTTAGAGTGAGGGAAGTGAGGGAAATAGAACTATTGGATGCGAAAGATCGTTTAGTGTTAATGAGAGTTTCGTCAGATGCTGGGACGTATATGAGGAAACTTTGCCACGATATGGGACTCGTATTGGGGGTGGGTGCTCACATGAGAGAGCTACGAAGGACTAGATCCGGTATATTCCATGAGAAACATGCTGTGACTTTACATCAACTATCAGAGGCGATTTTCCTTTGGAGAAGGTGCGAGAGAGAAGACGAGCTGAAAAGGATGCTTACGCCAACTGAGTTCGGAACCTGTGGAATGCCGAAAATAATCGCCTCTAACGGTGCAGTAGACTCCCTGACTCACGGTGCTCCACTCATGGCACCCGGAGTGCTGGCCTATCAAAAGTTCTTAGAAGGGGAAAGGGTTGCGATTATCACTAACAAAGGTGAACTCATAGCCATCTCTACAGCTTTGGTGGACTCAGACACGTTATCGTATATGGAAAAAGGGATCGTGGCGAAAATTGAGAGAGTATTCATGGAGTCTGGGGTTTATCCCAAGTTTAGAAAAGGAAACTAA
- a CDS encoding RNA polymerase subunit Rpo13 — MSEDSEREAEEVEAEDIEESDEGGSVSIQEIETFVKRTQLWEQLLEGKIGMEEAKKQLTRGERRSPKRTDGKKRKVGKQVQ, encoded by the coding sequence GTGAGCGAAGATAGTGAGAGGGAGGCAGAGGAAGTAGAAGCGGAGGACATTGAGGAATCTGATGAGGGTGGTTCGGTCTCTATACAAGAAATAGAGACCTTCGTGAAAAGGACTCAACTGTGGGAGCAGCTCCTCGAAGGTAAAATAGGGATGGAAGAGGCTAAGAAACAGCTTACCAGGGGAGAAAGGAGAAGTCCCAAGAGGACGGACGGGAAAAAGAGGAAAGTGGGGAAGCAAGTGCAATGA
- a CDS encoding uL15 family ribosomal protein, which translates to MVIRKEKKSRSKRGSRTVGWGKVGQHRDRGSESGRQIGMGKHKWSWVVKFAPRWYGKHGFKNPTTVPVHAITLKDLQAGIESGRFKFKEEGGKKLLDLSEHGIDKVISGGDFYAGGIAIKVGAITERARSKIEGAGAEVILNSGQ; encoded by the coding sequence ATGGTGATAAGGAAGGAGAAGAAAAGCAGGAGTAAGAGGGGCAGCAGGACTGTAGGTTGGGGAAAAGTGGGCCAGCACAGGGATAGGGGAAGTGAGAGCGGTAGACAGATAGGTATGGGAAAGCACAAGTGGTCGTGGGTAGTTAAGTTTGCTCCGAGGTGGTACGGTAAACACGGATTCAAGAATCCCACTACGGTACCCGTACATGCGATAACATTGAAGGACTTACAGGCTGGTATAGAGTCAGGGAGGTTCAAGTTCAAGGAGGAAGGTGGGAAGAAATTGTTGGATTTATCGGAGCACGGAATTGACAAGGTTATATCCGGTGGAGACTTCTACGCAGGCGGAATCGCAATAAAGGTTGGTGCTATTACCGAGAGGGCGAGGTCCAAGATAGAAGGAGCCGGAGCAGAAGTTATTTTAAACTCCGGCCAGTAA